One Acidobacteriota bacterium genomic window, ACGGAATAGACGCGCCCATTGCCGCCGCCCGCACGTTCGGCGCGTAATTGCACAGCTTTGCAATCCGGCGCAATCACGATGTCGTTGGCAGTATCGCCATCACCCAGGCCATTGTCCGGCTCGTCGCTGGTGACTTGTTCGATCACCACCTGGCCGGGGTTCAAGCTGGCGCAACTGTCGCTGACGCTTTGCACCATCTGCGCCGTGGTGACGGTGGTGTATTTGTGGTTGGGCGGCCAGAGGCTGAGGGCGGGTTTGAGTGTGAGCGTCGGCGCGGTGTTATCCACAACCGTGACGGTCGCCGCGCATTGACTGGACGCGCCGTTGCTGTCGGTCACGGTCAGCATCACGTTCGTCGTGCCGAGCGGATAAGGGCCAGCGGGCGTTTGCGTGATGGTGATGCCATCACCGTCAGGATCGTAGGAGCCATTGTTGATGGAAGCAGCGGCGGTACAGTTGACTCCGGCTGCGACGGTCACGTTTTGGCAGCTTGCCATGGGCGCTTGGTTTGCCCCAGGCTTGCACTTGCCCGCGCTGCCCGCGTTGTAGATGGCTTGGATTTCTAAAGCAGAAAGGGCGCGGTTATAGATTTCGACTTCGTCTATAAGCCCGCCAAAAGTTAAGTATGAGTTACCGCTGGGATCACAAAAACCTCCAATACAGAAATGATGGTTGTCAGTCCAAGCAGGGTTTGTATTGGTTCCGGAAGCTTCCAGTGTTCCATCAACATACAGGCGTTGTGTCGTACCATCAAAAGTGGCCGCGATAAAATGCCACGCTCCATCATTGATGTTTGAAGTGGAGATCAGTTGCACAGCGTCTGCTGCTAAGGTTGCGCAATCTGGACTACACACAGTTAAATCGACTTTTCTTGGGTCAAATTCGTTCGTTCTTAGCGCCCAAGAACCACCCAATGACCAATTTTTTGCGATGATCGCTTTATTGCCCACCGTAGAGGTAGTTCGAATCCATGCATCCAGTGTAAAACCTCCATTTAGGCCATCCAAGATATCACCAAATTGGACGTAATCGTCCACCCCATCCAGAGCAAATGCCTGCGCCACCCTACCCGGCGCAAACGTCGCCCCATTTTGCAGCGTGCCATGATTGCCATTTGCTATATCCATGGCATTTCCATCTCCCGTCCACCAACTGACCATGCCTGACGGAGCAGGCACGCAAGGAGTCTGGAGATTTGAAGCCGGAGTAGTGCGTTTGACACTCGCCTCATTTAGTACCACTCCACGGCTAGCCGCAGCCTGTTCTCTTCCCATGCCACTGAGCACCAGCAGGGCTGCCACTGCCAGTAAAGTTATGAACTTCATCATCGTTCGCCTCCTTTGACGAGTTGCTGGCTCTTCTCAAAGAGCTATTCGGTTATTCGGATGAACCTGTTATTGCCAGCGGCTGACGGCGATGCTAGATTGCCGACCTCTTCAAAAGTCAGACAATTCATTACACTGCCGCCCGCCGTTTTTTGGCATCACTGGCTTAATGCGCAAAGCGAGGCTGGCATGGTGGTAGCCGGAAAAAAAATATTTTCAGCCTTGAGCGCGCCAGCAAGCCAAACGTGGTTGCCGGAGCGGTTTGTCCGCAGCTTGTCTTTCAACCGATCCCACAAAAAGGAGGCCAAAACCTTTATGTCCACCCAGGAAAATGACGCGCCTGAGCGCAAAGAATTCGTGCCCGAACAGGAAAACCAGCAGCCTGGCGAAGTGACGCGCCTGCTGTTGAAATGGCAAGCCGGCGATACCGAGGCTTTCAATCAATTGACAGCCATCGTGGGCGGCGAATTGCGGCGGCGGGCGCATCACTATCTGCGCCGCGAACGCGCCGGTCACACCCTGCAGACGACGGCGCTGGTTGATGACGTCTGGCTGCGCTTGGGCGGCGGTAAAGAAGATTTGCATTGGCAAAACCGCGCGCACTTTTACGCCATCGCCGCCGATGTAATGCGGCGCATCCTGGTCGAAGCAGCGCGCCGGCGCAAAAGTCAAAAACGCGGCGGCGGCCTGACACAGACTCCGCTTGAAGAGGGGCTGACCGTGACCGTCGAGCTTGATCTTGATTTGCTGGCGCTCGACGAAGCTTTGGCATGGTTGAAGCAGCGTTCAGAGCGCAAGTATCAGGTTGTGGTGCTGCGCTTTTTCGCCGGGCTGACCAACGAAGAAATCGCCGCTGTGCTGAAGATTTCCCCCCTTGCCGTCAGGAGCGATTGGGAGACGGCGAAACGCTGGCTGTTTGGCAGGTTGAATGGGAAGGAGGCCGTCAATGGAGCAAAAGCGTTTTGACGAAATTGACGAAAGGCTGGCAGCCGCCTTGCAAATCGAGCCTGAAGCGCGCGCCGCTTTCCTGCGACAGGTTTGCGCCGGCGATGACGAATTGCGCCGCGCAGTTGAATTTCTGCTCAGCCAGGGCGGGCCGTCTGAAAAGCTTGAAGTTACCGCCGTCGCTTACCTGGCCGAAGTGCTGGCCGGACAGGCGGGCGCAGTTACAACGGGTCAGCGCATCAACCACTACACCATCAAAGCGTGCATTGGGCGCGGCGGGATGGGTGAGGTCTGGCGCGCTTGGGACGAGAAGCTCGAACGCGACGTGGCGCTCAAGCTGTTGCCGCTGGAATTTGCCGCCGACCCGGAGCGGGTAGTGCGCTTCCGGCAGGAGGCGCTCACCATCTCGGCGCTCAACCACGCGAACATCGTGGCGATTTACGACTCCGGTCAGGTGACAGAGCAGTTCGGCGAGTTGCATTTCATCGTGACTGAATTGGTTGAAGGGGAGACGCTGCGCGCGCAACTCAAACAGTCAGCCCTGGACTGGCGCAAGGTTGTGCCGCTGGCTACGCAGATGGCCGAGGCGCTCCACGCCGCGCACACCGTGGGCATCATTCACCGCGACATCAAGCCCGAAAACATCATGATGCAAGCCGACGGTCGCTTGAAGGTGCTCGATTTCGGCATTGCAAAACTAAGGGATGAGGGCGGAGGGATGAGGGATGAAAGCGGCCGTCCGCTTCATCCTTCATCCTTCATCCCTCATCCTTCACTCACCGCAGCGGGCGCGATGCTGGGCACGCTCAAATACATGTCGCCCGAACAGGCGCGCGGCGAGGTGCTGGAGGTGCAGACGGACATCTTCTCGTTGGGCTTGGTGCTTTACGAAATGCTTGCGGGGCGGCATCCCTACAGCGGCAAATCCGGCGCGGAACTTAGCGAAGCTTTGCAGAGCGCTGATGAAATTCCGCCGTTGAGTGCGTTGAACGCTGCGCTGCCAGCGGCGCTTGAACGCAGCGTGACGCGGGCGCTCAAGAAGCGGCGCGCGGAACGTTACGAGTCGGCGGGCGAGTTGCTGGCCGATCTGAAGGAATTGAAGTCGCTGATCGAGGTCGGGCGCGACGCGCAGCAAGAGCAGTTGCTCAAGGCGCAAAATGCCGATCAATTGTTGACGCGGTATGTGGTCTTTCACGAGGCTGACCGTCAGACGCGCATTCCGCTTGGCAGCTTGTGGAGCATCTGGCGCTTTGCCAGCTTGAAGCGCGGCAGGTTGGAGCGCGAACTGATCCGCAAGAGCTTCTTCAGTGGATTGCTGGGAGCAGGCTGGCGGATGCTGTTGATAGCGGCGGTGACGATGCTGGTGGCGGCGTGGTTGTCGGTGACTGATGTTTGGGAAGAGCGGGTGTTGCGCGACGGACACACGGCGGCAGTGCGGCGCGCGGTCTTTTCGCCGGATGGCAAGCTGCTCGTTTCGGTCAGCGAAGACAAGCAGGTGATCGTGTGGGATTTTGAGAAGCGCGAACGGCTGGCGACACTGAACGAACACAAGGCCGAAGTGGTCAGTGTCGCTTTTGCGCCGGATGGCAAACGATTTGCCACGCAGAGCCGCGACGGCGTGGTGATCGTGTGGGACACGGCGCGGCGCGCGAAGATCGCGGAATGGCGTGATTCTCAGGAATCGCCCCTTGATGGCTTGGCTTTCTCGCCCGATGGTCGGCTGCTGGCTTATTCGGTGTACGACGGCAATGCCAACACATACAACACGCGGTTGCGGGAAACCGTGCGCTGGGAGCAAGTCAGCGAACTGCGCGATGCTAGTGGCCGCAGCTTTATCTTTTCCCACAACAGTCGGCAACTGATGCCAGCAGGTGAATGGAAAATCTTTGATCCGGCGACTGGCCGACAGTTGGCTGGCGCGCGCTCTGACGGCGGAAACTGGATCGCTCTCTCGCCGGATGCGGCGCGGCTTGCGAAGATCAATTCAGCAGGCGAAGTTTCGGTGTATCAACTGACGCGCCCCGGCGACCTGACGCGAACGAAGCTGTTGCACCGCGAACGCGCGCACGACGATCACGGGCGCACTGTTGAGTTCTCGCCGGACGGACGCTTGATTGCTTCGGGCGCAGAGCACGTCGTGCTGTGGAATGCGGTGACGCTGAAACGGGAAGCGGTGCTGGAACACACCTCCATCGTTTGGAGTGTGGCCTTTGCGCCGGACGGGCGCTGGCTGGTTTCGACGCACGGCGACGGTTCGATCCTGGTCTGGGATTTGGTCACGCGCACACGCGCGGCAAATTTCAATGAACACAGCGGCCCGGTGCGCGCCGTCGCCTTTGCCAGTGACGGCCAGCGCATTGCTTCGGCCAGCGAAGATCGTTCGATCATTATCTGGAACGCCGCAACCGCCCGCAAAGAAGCGGTGCTGGCCGGACACGAAGCGCGTATCAACGGCGTGGCCTTCGCGCCCGACGGCCAATCGCTCGCCGCCGCCGCGCAGGATCACACCCTCCGGCTCTGGGATGTGGCGCAACAGCAGCTTCGGTGGCAGGTAACGGATGTTGATCTTCCCGGTTATTGTGCCGCACTCTCGCCGGATGGGCGCTGGGTGGCGACGACGGTTGGCGTCTACGAACGCGCATCAGGCCGTCAAAGACTGGATTTAAGATCGTCGGATCCAAATCCGCGAGGGCAAATCTATGGCGCGGCGTTCTCCGCCGACGGGCGACGGCTCGCCTGCGTAACAGAAGGCGGCTGGCTGCTGATTTGGGAGGTCGCGACGTGGCAATTGCGCGCCCGGCAGCAAGTGCCCGCCACCCACCAGATCAGCGTCAGCTTTGCGCCCGACGGCCAAACTCTGGTCACGGGCGAAGACGAAGGCGCGCTGCGGCTCTGGCGCACCGAACCGCTCACGCAACTCGCCGTCATCGGCCAACATCAGGCGCGCATCAAGTCGGTTGCTTATGCGCCAGATGGCGAGACGGTCGCGTCAGCCAGCGATGACAAGACGCTGGCGTTATGGGATGTCACCCGCCGCCGCCTCATCACCCAAATCGGCACGCATACCGCGCCCGTGCTGGCGGTCGCCTTTGCGCCGGATGGCAAGCAGCTTGTCGCCGGTGGACACGACCGCACGGTGCGGCTTTATACGCGGCGGCGCTCGTTGTGGGGGTGGCGCGCGCCCACTGAATTGCTTAACTATCGAATCTTGCGATGGCGCATTGGCAAACCAGGTTACAGCCGCTCTGGCCGTTGCCCGCCGACCAGCAACGAACCCAGTCGCACTGCATTGCCGCTGCTTTTCGCGTTCTTCTCGCCCAACACGCGAATCGTCAGCTTGTGCTCGTTCATCCCTAGGCCGCCGGGGACGATGCGCGTTTGGATGTGCGCGGTCGTGTCGTAAGCGTCAATCCGGTTGAGCGGCGCGGGCGCGGGCTTGCCGTCAATCAGGCACTCGAACGTGCCGCCATCTGGGCCGACGCGATAGCTCAGACCCACCACAGAACCTTCAAAGTAAATGTCCAGCTGGGCGTTGGCTCGGTCGCTGCTGAGCAGCAGGGAAGGGAGCGCGCGGTCGTTATTGGCTTCGTTGCGCCAGGCGGGATCATGTTTGAATTCGGTGATGGCTTTGAGTTCGCCGTAATTCATCTCGTCACTGACGAGCGGATTGGGCAGCACTTTTAGCAGCGGTGACGGCGCGAGTTTGGCTTGTTCTTCCAGGAAAGCCGTGATGAGGTTGGCATAGGCTTTATGCCCTTCATCACTCGTCCACGACGCATCACGGCCAGCGAGGCCCGGCCAGAGAGCGTTGGCTTTGAGCGTACCCGCTTCGATCTGTTTCCAGATGTCGTTTTGCAGGTTGAGCGTCGGCACCTGGTAATGCGCGGCGATGGCGTCGAGCCAGGTGGTGCGGGCGGCGCGTTTGGGATTCGTCGTCTGCAACAGCACGATTTGCGGCGGCGAAGGCACGATCAGCAGTTGGCGCAACATGCCTTCCAACGTCTTTTTGACGCTCTCTTCCGCTTCAGGCGGATCGTTGGCTTCGGGGACGGCAAACTCGATAAACACCAGATCGGGTTTATACGCGATCACATCGCGCCGCACGCGCATAACGCCGTAAGAGATGCCGGTGCCAGCGACGCCCGCGTTCAATTCATTGATCTGCGCTTCTTTGAAATTTTGCCGCAGCCAATTGGTGACTTGCGAGCGGTAGCTGACTTTATTGGCTTCTGCCGCCGTCAGCGAACCGCCAAGATACGCGACGGTGATGGCTTTGCCCGCGCGCATTTTATTGAAAAAGATGCCGATGTTGCGCGGCGGCAGTGGCTGGGTTGAGCCGTTGATGACACGGATGGTGCCTGGCGTTGAAGTGGAGATTTGTACCTGCGCCAAGGCCGGTGATGCCAAAAGAAAGGCCAGCCGACCCCGCGAACTGGGCCACGGCTGGCCTATGAGCATGATGAGAAGGAGTAAAACCAACGCACCCAGGAGCGTGCGTCGTATGGACAGGAAATTGTTTGTGGTCGTCATCGGTTGGTTACCTGCGTCGGTTGTGCGTCACAAAGCCCTTGTGTATGCGCCCGGCTAGCGGCCACCGATTACCGACTCAATGTCAGTGGCCGGAAGCGAGCGCGTATTTCGGTTTGGCATCCTGCTGCATAGGCTTCCAATGTTGGGAGCGGAAGCCGATGCCCATCGCCGTAAAGATGCGATAGATTTCTTCTTCGTCGCCTAACTCAGAGGCCAACACCAAACACCGGACCCATTCGTCCAAGCGCTGGAAATCATACTGCAAGGGCGGTGCCACGAAAATCTTTTCGTGCAAAGTCGCCTGCGTGCCTTCTTCGGCGATCAGCAATTCCTCTTTCAATTTCTCGCCGGGACGCAGGCCCGTGAATTCAATGTCAACGTCTTCGCCCAGCGTCAGCCCCGACAGTCGAATCATATCCTGCGCCAAGTCTAACATCTTGACCGGCTCGCCCATATCCAGCACGAAAATCTCGCCGCATTTGCCCAGCGTGCCTGCTTGCACGATCAGTTGAGCGGCTTCGGGAATGGTCATGAAATAACGTTCGATTTCGGGGTGCGTGATGGTGAGGGGGCCGCCATTTTTGAGCTGTTCGCGGAAGATCGGCACGACGCTGCCGCGCGAACCGAGCACGTTGCCGAAACGCACGCACGAATAATGGCGTCCGCCATTGAGCCAGAGCGCCTGCTTTTGAAAGAGCAATTCGGCCACGCGCTTGGTTGCGCCCATGATGTTGGTCGGATTGACCGCTTTGTCCGAAGACACCAGCACACAGCGCTGCACGTTGAATTCCGCGCAAACTTCCAGCAGGCGCTGGGCACCCGTGATGTTGTTGTAGACGGCTTCGGCGACGTTGTGTTCCATCAGCGGCACGTGTTTGTGCGCGGCAGCGTGGAAGACGACTTGCGGCAGGTGTTTGCCAAAAACGTTTTGCAAACGATGCGCGCTGCGCAAATCGCAGATCACCGGGACAACTTCCGTGGTGTGGTTGGCATTCAGTTCCAGCGCGGCGTGCAATTCGCGCTCGGCCTCAAAGACCGAGTTCTCGTCTTTGTCGAGCACGATGATCGAAGCCGGTTTGAGAATGCTCAACTGGCGGCACAGTTCGCGTCCGATTGATCCGCCCGCGCCGGTTACCAAGATGCGGCGTCCGCTGTAACTGCTCTGGCTGGCTTCCAGCCAGGCTTCCACATCAATCGCATCGCGGCCCAAAAGGTCTTCGATTTCGACCGGACGCACGTTGCTGATGGTGACGTGATTGCCGATGATTTCGTACAGGCCAGGAATGATGCGCACCGGTACACTGACTGATTCGCAAAGTTCCAGCACGCGGCGGATGGTTTTGCGGTTGGTGTTGGCGATGGTGATGATGACCTGGTCTACCTGCATCACGTCGGCCAAGCGCGGCAGGTCTTCTGTCTTGCCGAGGACTTTGACGCCTTGAATGATGGTGTTGCTTTTGGCGGTGTCGTCATCCACAAAGCCGCAGACGCGCAAGCCCAAATCGGGGCGGCGGGTGATTTCGCGTGCCGCCATCACCCCGGCATCGCCCGCGCCCACCAGCAAGGCGCGTTGATGCAAGGTCGCGCGCCGCGTCGTCGCGCGCGAGGCGTTTTCGCAGGCGACGCGCCAGAACAAACGCACGCCGAGCATACCGCCTGTCGCCAAAATGAAATCAATGACGATGGTGCCAATCGGCACGGTGAGCAGCGGGTTGACATCCTCGAACAGCAATCGCAGCGCCAGCAGAATCGCCGAGACGACGCCCACGGCGCTGGCCAATTGCGAAGAGTCGTTGATGCTGACATAGCGCCAGACGCGCCGGTAAATCCCAATATAGAAGTTGACGAAGATGCGCGCGGCAATCACATACGGCAAGATGAACAGCAGCCGATGCGCGTCTTCGGCCGGCGGCCAGCCATCAAAGCGCAGCACGTGCGCCAGGACGAACGACCCTGCGGCCAGCGTGCCATCAATAGTCATTTGAACTTGCCGGCTCAAAATGTAATTCGAGACCCAGCGTTTTGGGACGCGGGCGACCAGGGCGTTGGCCAGCCGCTGCCACAAGGAAGGCGCGCTTTCAAGATGCTCTGGCCGGGCCGCTAATGCAGTGGGACGAAATTGCAGGATTTGTTTGTTCAGGCTCATTACAGTTCCAAAGCTTGTGTGTACGTGCCGCAGCAACGCTGTGTCGGCAGGTGAGGTGCTGAAAAGCGTAGGATGCAAGCTGCAACGAGGTTTTATTCACCGGGTGACCGGCGGGAAAAAAACGTCCGGCGTTTTCCCAAGTTCCCGCGGCCACCGGTGAAAGCTAATTACAGTTCTAAAATATCAACTCAAAATATCTCTCACGGTTTGTGCCATGACGCCGAAATCCGTCAGCCAGTTCGCGCGTTGCGCATACGCCAGATCGGCGCGAATTTTGGCGGGCATGACTTCGGTCAGATAAAACTGTTCGGGGTCGGACTGTTGCGCTAACAGTTCGCTCTCCGACTTAAAGGCTAACGATGCGGGGCTGGTGATACCCGGCGTCAGGAGCAGAATGGCGCGTTCCTGCTCGCTGTACTGCGCCACATAATGTGGCACTTCGGGGCGCGGCCCCACCAAGGTCATTTCACCCAGCAGCACATTGATGAGTTGGGGCAATTCATCGAATTTATAGCGCCGCAAAAACTGGCCGCAGTGCGTGATGCGCCGATCCTCGCCCACCGTTAATTGGGTGCCGCGTTGGTCTGCATCCGCCACCATCGTGCGGAATTTGAAGATGCGGAACGGCTGCCCGCGCCGCCCGCTGCGCACCTGCCGAAAGAAGACCGGCCCCGTTGAATTGAGCTTGATCCAGAGCGCGATTAAGCCAAAGAACGGTGACAGCACCAGCAGCGCCGGCAGCGCCAGCGTCAGATCGCAGGTGCGTTTGATGATGCGCTGTGCCGCCGCTTGTTGAGGGAAAGCAACGGGCGCAACGAGTCGGAGATTCGTTTCGGCTCTAGTGGTCACCATTGAAATTGTACGCGCCTAGCTTGCTTGGGTAATTGGCTCATCCACACCGAAAACCGCAAATGGTGGAACGGCCTGGGCCGTGATGGTCGGGGTTACGGCAATGAAAGATGGAGTTGGACGGTCTATGAAGGAGGAGGATGAAAGCCAGCTCGCGGGGGCTTTCTCCGGCCATCCATTCGGGGGCACCTCCCGAAGGAACGAACGCGTAATCGTGTGCGGTCTCGCGCCGCCTTAGAGATCAACGTTCAGCGATTTCGTTGCCTCGCACCAAATCTGCTGGAAGAATCTTCTTCCTCAAAAAACTACGCTGTTCTCGCACTGCTGGTCAGGCGCGCCGCTTGGGGCGCTTCCACCTGCAACAATTCGGTGACGGCGTTAATCACACGCTGCTGATCGGCTTCAGTCATACGTGTGTAAAGCGGCAAACTTACGGCACGTTCAAACGCTGCCTGGGCCGCCGGGAAAGCTGCGGGTTGCAACTGATACGTGTCGCGCCAGTACGGATGCAGGTGCAGCGGAATGAAATGGACGCTGCAACCAATGCCGCGTTCGGCCATGCGTTGAATGAATTCATCGCGTCGAAGCGGCGCGTCTTCGCGCAAACGAATTACATAAAGATGCCAGGCGTGCAGATCGCCGGCTGCGGCTTGGGGCGGCAACAACACGGGCAACGCCTCGAAGGCCGCATTGTATCGCTCAGCCAACGCTTGCCGCTGCGCCTGAAAGCGCCAGGCCTTTTTCAATTGTTGAATCCCGACCGCCGCCGCCAGATCGGACATGTTGTATTTGAAACCCGGCGCGACGACTTCGTAATGCCAACTCGGCTTGGTCGAAGTGTAGCGGTCGAATACATCGCGGCTGATGCCGTGCAAACGCATCGTGCGGCAACGGCGCGCAATTTCGGCATCGCGTGTGACGATCATCCCACCTTCACCCGTGGTGATCGTTTTGGTGGCGTAAAAGCTATAGACCGTCGCATCCGTCTCGTGCGCGCCGATCAGCTTGCCGCGATAACGTGTCGGCAAGGCGTGCGCGGCGTCTTCGATCACGTGCAACTTGTGCTGGCGCGCAAGCGCGATGATGGCGTCCATCTCGCAAGCAAGCCCGGCGAAATGCACCGGAATGATTGCTTTGGTGCGCGGCGTAATCGCCCGTTCGATTTGTGCGGGATCAAGATTGAAAGTCAGCGGATCAATGTCCACCAAGACGGGATGTGCGCCGAGATAGCGAATGACTTCGGCAGTGGCTGTGAACGTGTAAGTCGTCGTGATGACTTCATCGCCCGCGCCGACGCCCACGGCTTCGAGCGCCAGATGCAAGCCTGCTGTGGCGGAATTGACGGCGAGCGCTTGCGCCTCATCACCGATAAACTCAGCGAAGTCGGTTTCAAAACGTGCCGTTTTCGGCCCGGTCGTCAACCAACCGGAGCGCAAGGCTTCCACGACTTCAGTGATTTCTTCCTCGCCGATGTCCGGCAGGGCAAAAGGCAGAAAATCCATAACGCAAATTGCGCTGTCATTGCGCAGACTAAATAACTAAGGGGATGTCGGCTCGGCTTTACGGGGAAGCGGGAGTTTTTGATTATCTAGGAATGGGCACCAATGAATGTCACTGCGTCCGAATTGCAGGGGCATATAAACCATACTTGGCCGGGCGAAAGCAAGTGAATTGTTAGAAGCAATGCTACGGCAATTCGCGCACGCGAAGGTGTTTGAATTCGACCGGCGAGCCTTCCGCTTCCAGGCACAAATACCCTGTGCGCGGGTCAGCGCCAGTGCCCCCCGAAACCTCTTCGCCATTGACCCAAAGCCGCAGTTCGCCGTTGATGCCGCGCACATAATAGTGATTCCATTCGCCCACGCCTTTGCTGAGATTCTTGCGTGGGAAGCTGCGCGAACCGTTCGGCGAGAGCGGCGGGAAGGGTGTCAGTTTGGATTGACCCACCGCGAAGATGTCGCCGTGGGTGGTGAACCAATCGGCTTTCTTGCCGGATTGCTTTTCATATTGCGCCGTATAACCGTGATCGAGCATCTGCACCTCGATGCCGAATTTGGGCAGCGTATCGGGTTTCAAATCTTTCAACGCTTCGTCCGGCACCCACACGAAACAGCCCGAATTGCCTGCCACGCGCAGGTGCCGCCATTGCACGACCAATTCAAAGTTGGTGAATTTCTGTTGCGTGCGATAGACGCCAATCGGCTTGCCCGTACTCGTCAGCAAACCGTCCTTCCACGTCCAGGTGTCGGGCAGGTCATTGACGCGGGCGAAATCGCTCGCGCCCAGCGTGCGCCAGCCCGGCCCGGTGCCGTCAATGAAAGCGCGCGGCAGATTTTGCGGCTCTTGGCTGGCGCTGAAGCTCGTCAGCGCCAATATGGCAAAAAGACAGACGGGAATTATCACCAGGTTTTGTTTCAGCATGGATTCCTCTCTCAGTTGAGCCACTCGCGTCGGATCATGAAGGCGGCGCGCGCGGCTGCGCCGGTGTTTGAACACGGATGGCGCGCTTTCGCTCTTACCCTGGCAGCCGCACGCGCGCGCGCAACGTTGCAAAGCGCGCATCCGAGTGCAAGCAGTCAAAGAGCGGATCAAGGTGCAAAAACAACAGCCAGACGCCGCGTTCCTGATACGCTTTTTCCAACCAGACAAAGGCCTGTTCACGCTCGTCCAG contains:
- a CDS encoding DegT/DnrJ/EryC1/StrS aminotransferase family protein, whose amino-acid sequence is MDFLPFALPDIGEEEITEVVEALRSGWLTTGPKTARFETDFAEFIGDEAQALAVNSATAGLHLALEAVGVGAGDEVITTTYTFTATAEVIRYLGAHPVLVDIDPLTFNLDPAQIERAITPRTKAIIPVHFAGLACEMDAIIALARQHKLHVIEDAAHALPTRYRGKLIGAHETDATVYSFYATKTITTGEGGMIVTRDAEIARRCRTMRLHGISRDVFDRYTSTKPSWHYEVVAPGFKYNMSDLAAAVGIQQLKKAWRFQAQRQALAERYNAAFEALPVLLPPQAAAGDLHAWHLYVIRLREDAPLRRDEFIQRMAERGIGCSVHFIPLHLHPYWRDTYQLQPAAFPAAQAAFERAVSLPLYTRMTEADQQRVINAVTELLQVEAPQAARLTSSARTA
- a CDS encoding DUF1080 domain-containing protein — protein: MLKQNLVIIPVCLFAILALTSFSASQEPQNLPRAFIDGTGPGWRTLGASDFARVNDLPDTWTWKDGLLTSTGKPIGVYRTQQKFTNFELVVQWRHLRVAGNSGCFVWVPDEALKDLKPDTLPKFGIEVQMLDHGYTAQYEKQSGKKADWFTTHGDIFAVGQSKLTPFPPLSPNGSRSFPRKNLSKGVGEWNHYYVRGINGELRLWVNGEEVSGGTGADPRTGYLCLEAEGSPVEFKHLRVRELP